From the genome of Geobacter sp. SVR, one region includes:
- a CDS encoding TerC family protein, whose protein sequence is MDWVTDPQVWMALVTLSALEIVLGIDNIIFISIQAGKLPVHQQEKARLLGLGLAMFIRVALLFSLTWLMGLTEPLFTVLGNDISGRDLILLSGGLFLIWKSTMEIHEKLEGVEGHTVTRAGATFGAVIVQILLLDIVFSLDSIITALGMANQLMVMVAAVVIAVAFMMLFSGRISAFVEKHPTLKMLALSFLLLIGVALIGDGLDMHIPKGYIYFAMAFSVLVEMLNLRMRRGVPVKLHSQYDDTKREEAVP, encoded by the coding sequence ATGGATTGGGTGACTGACCCGCAGGTCTGGATGGCGCTGGTGACGCTGAGTGCGCTGGAGATCGTGCTCGGGATCGACAATATTATCTTCATCTCGATTCAGGCCGGCAAGCTGCCTGTCCATCAGCAGGAGAAAGCCAGACTGCTGGGACTCGGGCTGGCCATGTTCATCCGCGTGGCGCTCCTGTTCTCGCTGACCTGGCTGATGGGACTCACGGAGCCGCTGTTTACCGTGCTGGGCAATGATATTTCCGGTCGTGACCTGATTCTGCTGTCAGGGGGGCTGTTTCTGATCTGGAAGAGCACAATGGAGATCCACGAGAAATTGGAAGGGGTGGAAGGACATACCGTTACCCGGGCAGGAGCAACCTTTGGCGCCGTGATCGTACAGATCCTGCTGCTGGATATCGTATTCTCCCTGGACTCGATCATCACGGCACTGGGTATGGCCAACCAGTTGATGGTCATGGTCGCCGCTGTGGTCATCGCGGTTGCCTTCATGATGCTCTTCTCGGGCAGGATCAGCGCCTTTGTGGAAAAGCATCCCACCCTCAAGATGCTGGCACTCAGCTTCCTGCTGCTGATCGGGGTGGCGCTGATCGGCGACGGCCTCGACATGCACATACCCAAGGGGTACATCTACTTTGCCATGGCCTTTTCGGTGCTGGTGGAAATGCTCAATCTGCGCATGCGGCGGGGAGTTCCGGTCAAACTTCACAGCCAGTATGACGACACCAAAAGAGAAGAGGCAGTCCCGTAG